One Rhododendron vialii isolate Sample 1 chromosome 2a, ASM3025357v1 genomic region harbors:
- the LOC131317228 gene encoding LOW QUALITY PROTEIN: histone-lysine N-methyltransferase, H3 lysine-9 specific SUVH5-like (The sequence of the model RefSeq protein was modified relative to this genomic sequence to represent the inferred CDS: inserted 1 base in 1 codon; deleted 1 base in 1 codon; substituted 7 bases at 7 genomic stop codons), protein MANKVRETLRLYQVICRKLLQXEESTVWTQGYLRRRIDLQVDKIIRARGVKTGKRLIGXVPGVEVNDQFXYRVELTLVGVHRPYQGGIDYMKHGEMIIVTSIVSFGSYADDLDNPDVLVYSGQGGNVVGKVKRLEDQKLQKGNLALKNSISVKNPIRVVHGFKETKASGLDASEKIVLTYNXNGLYIVERYWQEVGPYGKLVYMFELKRMPGQPEVSWKEAKKSKKYKVQGGFVLVMYQEGKSHFPLICAVNTKSKEKPPKFNYVTLMIYPYWYHSSLPRGCDCIGGCSSLKKCSCLVKNGGEFPYIYNDAIVEAKSLVYECGPACKCPPSCCNRVSQHGIRIXLEIFKAQLRGXGVRSLAAIPSRSFICEYHGELLEDKEAEQRXNDEYLFDIGKNYSDCFLVGLSSRVMEGSCFTIDATQRANVGRFINHSCSPNLYAQNVLYDHEDKRMPHIMLFAAENIPPXKELTYHYNYVVDQVRNSDGEIRMKTCYCGSAD, encoded by the exons ATGGCTAACAAAGTAAGGGAGACCCTTCGCTTATACCAAGTTATCTGCAGAAAGCTCTTACAATGAGAAGAATCGACAGTGTGGACACAAGGATACTTGAGAAGAAGGATTGATCTACAAGTAGATAAGATTATCAGGGCTAGAGGAGTTAAGACAGGCAAACGGCTAATAGGATAAGTGCCAGGAGTTGAAGTGAATGACCAATTTTAGTATAGGGTGGAGCTTACACTTGTTGGTGTTCATCGACCTTACCAAGGCGGCATTGATTACATGAAACATGGTGAAATGATCATTGTAACAAGTATTGTTTCCTTTGGTAGTTACGCCGATGATTTGGACAACCCTGATGTTTTGGTTTATTCTGGTCAGGGAGGAAATGTAGTAGGTAAGGTCAAACGACTTGAAGACCAGAAGCTTCAAAAAGGGAACTTGGCTCTGAAAAATAGTATATCAGTGAAGAATCCAATCAGGGTAGTCCATGGATTTAAAGAGACAAAAGCCTCTGGCTTGGATGCATCAGAAAAGATTGTTCTTACATATAACTAAAATGGCTTGTATATAGTTGAGAGGTACTGGCAAGAGGTTGGACCATATGGGAAGTTGGTTTACATGTTTGAGTTGAAGAGAATGCCGGGCCAACCAGAGGTTTCTTGGAAAGAAGcaaagaaatcgaaaaagtacaaagtacaagggGGGTTTGTGTTAGTGATGTATCAGGAGGGAAAGAGTCATTTCCCATTAATTTGTGCTGTCAACACCAAAAGCAAAGAGAAACCACCGAAATTCAATTACGTAACTCTGATGATATATCCTTATTGGTACCACTCTTCTCTTCCCAGGGGTTGTGATTGTATTGGTGGATGCTCA TCTCTAAAAAAATGCTCATGTTTGGTCAAGAATGGTGGAGAGTTTCCATATATCTACAACGATGCTATCGTGGAGGCAAAGTCTTTGGTCTATGAGTGTGGCCCAGCTTGCAAGTGCCCTCCTTCTTGCTGTAATAGAGTCAGCCAACATGGAATTCGAATTTAGCTTGAAATCTTCAAAGCACAGTTGAGGGGCTGAGGTGTCAGATCCCTAGCTGCCATTCCTTCAAGAAGTTTTATATGCGAGTACCATGGCGAGCTGCTTGAGGACAAAGAGGCTGAACAAAGATAAAACGATGAGTATTTGTTTGATATTGGGAAAAACTATAGTGATTGTTTTCTTGTTGGACTTTCTAGTAGAGTTATGGAAGGTAGTTGTTTCACAATAGATGCAACACAACGTGCTAATGTGGGGAGGTTCATCAACCACAGTTGTTCCCCTAACCTCTATGCACAGAATGTCCTCTATGATCACGAGGACAAGAGGATGCCCCACATAATGCTCTTTGCTGCTGAGAATATTCCCC TGAAGGAATTGACTTACCACTACAACTATGTAGTGGATCAAGTTCGAAATTCAGACGGTGAAATTAGAATGAAGACGTGCTACTGTGGTTCTGCAGATTAG